From a single Streptomyces sp. NBC_01264 genomic region:
- a CDS encoding lipase family protein: MESAAPAKAEGATKTTGAAAPLRASEPTQTPEPGQVSDPEAVFDPAEAARPEPSSKAPSSKAPSSKAPSSKAPSSKAPSTEAPSPEAPPRTDPELLLAASVLLADAALTAKQAGAELSGALSSRRLALEALRRPGWAVGTAVSCARALAGPSGLGFGSHGGLLGELARFAGIVTYRRPAAVALAVDAFALRIGAIASDHPNLDAPLARRLTDAVVAGNRLEALRAMYALVEHLGVTRALTTVSPVIMELLALLSLLDENPVNDGFSWVTLAGGVPTTDPFFGLPSTLLKYLNPGPGRAERAEADSILAKVLATSANDIVSYVTDIGALGNHGLVLLRRVECTDGAVRHVLLLPGTSFALLSNSTPQDLVGAFDGLLRTDTTYTRAARKLLLRAGVPAGSEIMLVGHSLGGLTAMNLAADVEVSSRYQVTHVITLGSPIDGKRPADHTTQVISLVNKHDVIPMLDGRGPASPNGIPDSWVELAWLDESYDYPLSHAPQAYSDTLRGPMAHHREKVNALIGAYDGRIVGNQPYMLRDK, from the coding sequence GTGGAGTCGGCAGCGCCGGCGAAGGCCGAGGGCGCGACGAAGACGACAGGGGCTGCCGCACCCTTACGGGCCTCGGAGCCCACGCAAACCCCCGAGCCCGGACAGGTCTCAGACCCCGAAGCGGTCTTCGACCCCGCGGAAGCCGCCCGGCCGGAGCCGTCCTCCAAGGCTCCGTCCTCCAAGGCTCCGTCCTCCAAGGCTCCGTCCTCCAAGGCTCCGTCCTCCAAGGCCCCGTCCACCGAGGCCCCGTCTCCCGAGGCCCCGCCCCGCACCGATCCCGAGCTGCTGCTCGCGGCCTCGGTCCTGCTCGCGGACGCCGCCCTCACGGCGAAACAGGCGGGCGCCGAGCTGTCGGGCGCGCTCAGCAGCCGGCGCCTCGCGCTGGAGGCGCTGCGCCGCCCCGGCTGGGCCGTCGGAACGGCGGTGTCCTGTGCCCGGGCGCTGGCCGGCCCGTCGGGGCTCGGCTTCGGGTCCCACGGCGGGCTGCTCGGGGAACTGGCCCGGTTTGCCGGGATCGTGACGTACCGCAGGCCGGCCGCCGTGGCCCTGGCCGTGGACGCCTTCGCCCTGCGGATCGGCGCGATCGCCTCCGACCACCCCAACCTGGACGCGCCGCTCGCCAGGCGGCTGACCGACGCCGTGGTGGCCGGGAACCGGCTGGAGGCGCTGCGCGCCATGTACGCGCTCGTTGAGCACCTCGGGGTCACCCGGGCCCTCACCACCGTGAGTCCCGTGATCATGGAGCTGCTGGCCCTGCTGAGCCTGCTCGACGAGAACCCCGTCAACGACGGCTTCTCCTGGGTGACGCTCGCCGGCGGGGTGCCGACCACCGATCCGTTCTTCGGACTGCCGAGCACCTTGCTGAAGTACCTCAATCCCGGCCCCGGCCGGGCCGAGCGGGCCGAGGCCGATTCCATCCTGGCCAAGGTGCTGGCCACCTCCGCCAACGACATCGTCAGCTACGTCACCGACATCGGCGCCCTCGGCAACCACGGACTGGTCCTGCTGCGCCGCGTCGAATGCACCGACGGCGCCGTCCGCCACGTCCTGCTGCTGCCCGGAACGAGCTTCGCCCTGCTGAGCAACAGCACCCCGCAGGACCTGGTGGGCGCGTTCGACGGGCTGCTGCGCACCGATACGACGTACACCCGCGCCGCAAGGAAGCTCCTGCTGCGGGCCGGGGTGCCGGCCGGGTCGGAGATCATGCTCGTCGGGCACAGCCTCGGCGGGCTGACCGCGATGAACCTCGCGGCCGACGTGGAGGTCTCCTCCCGCTACCAGGTCACGCACGTGATCACGCTGGGCTCGCCCATCGACGGCAAGCGCCCCGCCGACCACACCACCCAGGTGATCAGCCTGGTCAACAAGCACGACGTGATCCCGATGCTCGACGGACGAGGGCCCGCCTCGCCCAACGGCATCCCCGACAGCTGGGTCGAGCTGGCCTGGCTGGACGAGTCGTACGACTACCCCCTGTCGCACGCCCCACAGGCCTACTCGGACACCCTGCGCGGCCCCATGGCGCACCACCGGGAGAAGGTCAACGC